One stretch of Burkholderia oklahomensis C6786 DNA includes these proteins:
- the blaOXA gene encoding OXA-42 family class D beta-lactamase, which translates to MKIRHALSSALVLLGCIAASARAETICTAIADAGSGNFLLKDGDCSRRTTPASTFKIAISLMGYDAGFLRNEHEPVLPYRDGYVDWGGAVWKQPTDPTRWLKYSVVWYSQRVTHTLGAQRFARYAKAFDYGNADVSGDPGKNNGLDRAWIGSSLQISPLEQIGFLSKMLNRKLPVSATAIDMTERIVDTTTLADGAVVHGKTGMAYPLLADGTRDKAHGFGWFVGWIKRGKETLVFARLTQDEGRQPGSAGVRTRDAFLRDLPQLLATR; encoded by the coding sequence ATGAAAATCCGACATGCGCTGTCGAGCGCACTTGTTTTGCTTGGCTGCATCGCCGCATCGGCGCGTGCCGAGACGATCTGCACGGCGATCGCCGATGCAGGCTCGGGCAACTTCCTGCTGAAGGACGGCGATTGCAGCCGTCGCACGACGCCCGCCTCGACGTTCAAGATCGCGATCAGCCTGATGGGCTACGACGCCGGCTTCCTGCGCAACGAGCACGAGCCCGTGCTGCCGTATCGCGACGGCTACGTCGACTGGGGCGGTGCGGTGTGGAAGCAGCCGACCGATCCGACGCGGTGGCTCAAGTATTCGGTCGTGTGGTACTCGCAACGCGTCACGCACACGCTCGGCGCGCAGCGGTTCGCGCGATACGCGAAGGCGTTCGATTACGGCAATGCGGACGTGTCAGGCGATCCCGGCAAGAACAACGGCCTCGATCGCGCATGGATCGGTTCGTCGCTGCAGATCTCTCCGCTCGAACAGATTGGATTCCTGAGCAAGATGCTGAATCGCAAGCTGCCTGTGTCCGCGACGGCGATCGACATGACCGAGCGAATCGTCGATACGACGACGCTTGCCGACGGAGCGGTCGTGCATGGCAAGACCGGCATGGCGTATCCGCTTCTGGCCGACGGCACGCGCGACAAAGCGCATGGATTCGGCTGGTTCGTCGGCTGGATCAAGCGCGGCAAGGAAACGCTGGTGTTCGCGCGTCTCACGCAAGACGAGGGCAGGCAACCCGGTTCCGCAGGCGTACGGACGCGCGACGCGTTCCTGCGCGATCTGCCGCAGCTCCTCGCGACGCGTTGA
- a CDS encoding bifunctional YncE family protein/alkaline phosphatase family protein, translating to MTALALAACNSDSVDTPALGDTSTTLLATGQLISPAAAPGAAFVSLNPGLTDLPNYIAGQPVSEALSPDRKTLLVLTSGYNNVLDANGKMIKADSSEYVFVFDVSGGAPVKKQVLQVPDTYVGIAFAQDGQHFYVTGGGDDNLHRFAFSQGAWGEAGAPVALNHKTGNGIGSTPLATGVDVTADGKRAVVANRYNDSVTLVDLGAGAVLAERDLRPGKSGGASGAPGGEYPNAVRIVGNKTAYVSSERDREIVVVDISSNAPQVVTRIPVKGNPNKMVLNAAQTRLYVASDNADVVSVIDTGANKVVSTVSTVAPAGLVTEMQYRGASPNGLALSADERTLYVTNRGTNDVAVISLAGASPVVTGLVPTGWYPSDVAVGAANALYVVYTKNMPGPNPGNCKDSGRTVPCPVKNTPVKLVENQYIEQLSKGGLMWMPAPGSKTLDLLTTQVANNNSFNAALTSNDIATMTALRKKIKHVIYIVKENRTYDQILGDVGRGNSDPSLAEFPDATTPSMHALAKTFVTLDNFYDSGDVSGDGWPWSTGARESDAGAKMLPVNYANSPARSGSRGGSYDWEGANRNVNVGLTGAQRAAANPSLPPDPDLLPGNADVSAPDGPSDAVQQGYIWNAALRAGLTVRNYGFFADLARYGGPTAIPPDRTPFLDHAVQTYATSPALIDRTDPYFRGYDNAYPDLYRELEWEREFNGFAANGQMPSLTLLRLPHDHTGSYATALDGVNTPEIQMADNDYAVGRVAQAVANSPYAADTLIFVVEDDAQDGPDHVDAHRSTAFVIGPYVKQNAVVSTHYTTVNMIRTITEVLGLDHLGLFDATQGPMTDVFDLNQSKWSFKAVASGLLANTQLPIPSGDIKTASLKPTHGMRYWALATRGMDFSVEDKIDAVAYNKVLWKGLMSGRAYPVRVGEHATPHRHDDDDDVKVSQAKTATRG from the coding sequence ATGACGGCGCTCGCGCTCGCCGCGTGCAACAGCGATTCCGTCGACACGCCCGCGCTCGGCGATACCAGCACGACGCTGCTCGCCACGGGCCAGTTGATCTCGCCCGCGGCGGCGCCGGGCGCCGCTTTCGTTTCGCTGAATCCGGGGCTGACGGACCTGCCGAACTACATCGCCGGCCAGCCGGTTTCCGAGGCGCTCAGCCCGGACCGCAAGACGCTGCTCGTGCTGACGAGCGGCTACAACAACGTGCTGGATGCGAACGGCAAGATGATCAAGGCCGATTCGAGCGAATACGTGTTCGTGTTCGACGTCTCCGGCGGCGCGCCCGTCAAGAAGCAGGTGCTGCAGGTGCCCGACACCTATGTCGGCATCGCGTTCGCGCAGGACGGTCAGCACTTCTACGTGACGGGCGGCGGCGACGACAACCTGCACCGGTTCGCATTCTCGCAAGGCGCGTGGGGCGAAGCCGGTGCGCCGGTTGCGCTGAATCACAAGACGGGCAACGGGATCGGCAGCACGCCGCTCGCGACGGGCGTCGACGTGACGGCGGACGGCAAGCGTGCGGTCGTTGCGAATCGCTATAACGATTCCGTTACGCTCGTCGACCTCGGCGCGGGCGCAGTGCTCGCCGAGCGCGATCTGCGGCCGGGCAAGAGCGGCGGCGCGTCGGGCGCGCCGGGCGGCGAGTATCCGAACGCGGTGCGCATCGTCGGCAACAAGACCGCATACGTGTCGAGCGAGCGCGATCGCGAGATCGTCGTCGTCGACATCTCGTCGAACGCACCGCAGGTCGTCACGCGCATTCCGGTCAAGGGCAATCCGAACAAGATGGTCCTGAACGCCGCGCAGACGCGCCTTTACGTCGCGTCCGACAACGCGGACGTCGTGTCGGTGATCGACACGGGCGCGAACAAGGTCGTGTCGACCGTGTCGACGGTCGCGCCTGCCGGCCTCGTCACCGAAATGCAGTATCGCGGCGCGTCGCCGAACGGACTCGCGCTGTCCGCCGACGAGCGCACGCTGTACGTGACGAATCGCGGCACGAACGACGTCGCGGTGATCTCGCTCGCGGGCGCGTCGCCCGTCGTCACCGGCCTCGTTCCGACCGGCTGGTACCCGTCGGACGTCGCGGTCGGCGCGGCGAATGCACTGTACGTCGTCTATACGAAGAACATGCCGGGCCCAAATCCCGGCAACTGCAAGGACAGCGGACGTACCGTGCCGTGTCCGGTGAAGAATACGCCGGTGAAGCTCGTCGAGAATCAGTACATCGAACAACTGAGCAAAGGCGGTCTCATGTGGATGCCGGCGCCGGGCAGCAAGACGCTCGATCTGCTGACGACGCAGGTGGCGAACAACAACAGCTTCAACGCGGCGCTCACGTCGAACGACATCGCGACGATGACCGCGCTGCGCAAGAAGATCAAGCACGTGATCTATATCGTCAAGGAGAACCGCACGTACGACCAGATCCTCGGCGACGTCGGCCGCGGCAACAGCGATCCGTCGCTCGCGGAGTTTCCGGACGCGACGACGCCGAGCATGCATGCGCTCGCGAAGACATTCGTGACGCTCGACAACTTCTACGACTCGGGCGACGTGAGCGGCGACGGCTGGCCGTGGAGCACGGGCGCGCGCGAATCGGACGCGGGCGCGAAGATGCTGCCCGTCAACTATGCGAACAGCCCGGCGCGTTCGGGCTCGCGCGGCGGCTCGTACGACTGGGAAGGCGCGAACCGCAACGTCAACGTCGGCCTGACGGGCGCGCAGCGCGCGGCCGCGAATCCGTCGCTGCCGCCCGATCCGGACCTGCTGCCCGGCAACGCCGACGTGTCGGCGCCCGACGGTCCGTCCGACGCGGTCCAGCAGGGCTACATCTGGAACGCCGCGCTGCGCGCGGGCCTGACGGTGCGCAACTACGGCTTCTTTGCGGATCTCGCGCGCTATGGCGGCCCGACCGCGATTCCGCCCGACCGCACGCCGTTCCTCGATCATGCGGTGCAGACGTATGCGACGAGCCCGGCGCTGATCGACCGCACCGATCCGTACTTCCGCGGCTACGACAACGCGTATCCGGATCTCTATCGCGAGCTCGAGTGGGAGCGCGAGTTCAACGGCTTCGCCGCGAACGGCCAGATGCCGTCGCTGACGCTGCTGCGCTTGCCGCACGATCATACGGGCTCCTATGCGACGGCGCTCGACGGCGTCAACACACCGGAAATACAGATGGCCGACAACGACTACGCGGTCGGCCGCGTCGCGCAAGCGGTCGCGAACAGCCCGTATGCGGCCGATACGCTGATCTTCGTCGTCGAGGACGACGCGCAGGACGGCCCGGACCACGTCGACGCGCATCGCAGCACGGCGTTCGTGATCGGGCCGTACGTGAAGCAGAATGCGGTCGTCAGCACGCACTACACGACGGTCAACATGATCCGCACGATCACCGAAGTGCTCGGCCTCGATCACCTCGGGCTGTTCGATGCGACGCAAGGTCCGATGACCGACGTGTTCGACCTTAACCAGTCGAAATGGAGCTTCAAGGCGGTGGCGTCGGGCTTGCTCGCGAACACGCAGTTGCCGATTCCGTCCGGCGACATCAAGACCGCTTCGCTGAAGCCGACGCACGGGATGCGCTATTGGGCGCTCGCGACGCGCGGAATGGATTTTTCGGTCGAGGACAAGATCGACGCGGTCGCATACAACAAGGTGCTGTGGAAGGGGCTGATGAGCGGTCGGGCGTACCCGGTGCGCGTCGGCGAGCACGCGACGCCGCATCGTCATGACGATGACGACGACGTGAAGGTGTCGCAAGCGAAGACCGCGACGCGGGGATGA
- a CDS encoding DUF4148 domain-containing protein codes for MKAKFLTVALAAALVSPAAFADAPAGKTRAQVYQELVEAKANGLDYVTDASYPEISPLYAPRFANKAKPQQPTHAVADTRGDAKAGSSGSMSEAAEEQRCVGPRTFCNPYAGS; via the coding sequence ATGAAAGCCAAATTCCTCACTGTTGCCCTCGCCGCCGCGCTCGTTTCGCCTGCGGCATTCGCGGACGCGCCGGCCGGAAAGACTCGCGCCCAGGTCTACCAGGAGCTGGTCGAGGCGAAGGCTAACGGGCTCGACTACGTGACCGATGCGTCGTATCCGGAAATCTCGCCGCTCTACGCGCCTCGCTTCGCGAACAAGGCCAAGCCGCAGCAGCCGACGCATGCGGTCGCCGATACGCGCGGCGACGCGAAGGCGGGGTCCTCGGGCAGCATGTCGGAAGCAGCCGAGGAGCAACGCTGCGTCGGCCCGCGTACGTTCTGCAACCCGTATGCCGGGTCCTGA
- the ampC gene encoding class C beta-lactamase — MLKSTQFVIRMWLALSCCIASAAHAAHAARGVEPADIERIVDAVARPLQDKYGIPGLAIAVTVDGRHYFYNYGVASKATRQPVTDRTLFEIGSLSKTFTATLAAYAQEGGELSFADSVSRYLPALQGSSFDRISLLNMGTQTSGLPLFVPDRIANTAELLDYLKSWRPEHTPGTHRVYSNLGIGTLGVIAAASMNERFETLIEKNLFPEFRMTHSYIDVPAEQSGDYAQGYTKQDTPIRLKAGMLASEAYGVRSCTSDLIKFIDANMGLVPLSDKWARALDATHVGYYDAGGMIQSLIWEQYPYPVSLDKLLAGNDLIGKDVVAKPFNPPLPPKWDAWINKTGSTNGFSTYAAFVPSKKVGVVILANKSYPLSERVTAGYKIVDSIIRAERSGHPSLPQDQQ; from the coding sequence ATGCTCAAGAGTACGCAGTTCGTCATCAGGATGTGGCTCGCGCTGAGCTGCTGCATCGCATCCGCCGCACACGCCGCACACGCCGCTCGAGGCGTCGAGCCGGCCGACATCGAGCGCATCGTCGATGCCGTCGCGCGGCCGCTGCAGGACAAGTACGGCATCCCGGGGCTCGCAATCGCAGTGACCGTCGACGGCCGGCATTACTTCTACAACTACGGTGTCGCGTCGAAAGCGACGCGGCAGCCCGTCACCGACCGGACGCTGTTCGAGATCGGCTCGCTCAGCAAGACGTTCACTGCGACGCTTGCCGCGTACGCGCAGGAAGGGGGCGAACTGTCGTTCGCCGACAGCGTGAGCCGCTACCTGCCGGCGCTGCAGGGCAGCAGCTTCGATCGGATCAGCCTGCTGAACATGGGCACGCAGACGTCCGGCCTGCCGCTCTTCGTGCCTGACCGGATCGCGAACACGGCCGAGCTGCTCGATTATCTGAAGAGCTGGCGGCCCGAGCACACGCCGGGCACGCACCGCGTTTATTCGAATCTCGGCATCGGCACGCTCGGCGTGATTGCGGCGGCGAGCATGAACGAGCGCTTCGAGACGCTGATCGAGAAAAACCTGTTTCCCGAGTTTCGCATGACGCACAGCTACATTGACGTGCCGGCCGAGCAGAGCGGCGATTATGCGCAAGGCTATACGAAGCAGGACACGCCGATTCGGCTGAAGGCCGGCATGCTGGCGTCCGAAGCATACGGCGTCAGGTCGTGCACGTCGGATCTGATCAAGTTCATCGACGCGAACATGGGGCTCGTACCGTTGAGCGACAAATGGGCGCGCGCACTCGACGCGACGCACGTCGGCTACTACGATGCCGGCGGGATGATCCAGAGCCTCATCTGGGAGCAGTATCCGTATCCGGTGAGTCTCGACAAGCTGCTCGCGGGCAACGATCTGATCGGCAAGGACGTCGTCGCGAAGCCGTTCAATCCGCCGCTGCCGCCGAAATGGGACGCGTGGATCAACAAGACCGGCTCGACGAACGGATTCTCGACATATGCGGCGTTCGTGCCGTCGAAGAAGGTCGGCGTCGTGATTCTGGCGAATAAATCGTATCCGTTGAGCGAAAGAGTGACGGCCGGCTATAAAATCGTCGACTCGATCATTCGGGCCGAACGATCGGGTCATCCTTCACTTCCTCAAGACCAGCAATGA
- a CDS encoding heavy metal sensor histidine kinase → MMRRLAPRTMRARLAIKFALSTSVLLAISGLLLYETLTRTFAYSSERAMETTLAGVVAHIGEARGIAELREKGTKFYYSFHSDEKVDFAIYDARGTAYMQSGWFVPFGGVLRAKTGPDPAIVDDKRNAKRYLVADARLTGNPGLPLRVAVQYDFRREQSLLRTCAISIIAIILVGTAVAATVAYWIAAYALRPLRRFAAQADQISSSRLAQPLSETEMAGELRELAVSFNRMLARLNASFTRLKEYSSDLAHDIRTPLTNLLAEAQVALSQRRSVDEYRQVIESSVEEYQRLARMVDDMLFLARADGHQNKLNIEPLDAYAVADRIVRYYETVAEDRGVEIAVEGQASFNGDRILVQRALSNLLSNAIRHAPDNSTVVVRCEQTKRDVVIAVTDTGCGIEAVHLPRIFDRFYRVDPSRHDSASGTGLGLAIVRSIIAEHGGDCWVESVPNVFTTFFLRFPCEHAADDVDCAPPSHDSRWHLEPT, encoded by the coding sequence CTGATGCGTCGGCTCGCGCCGCGCACGATGCGCGCGCGGCTCGCGATCAAGTTCGCGCTGTCCACGTCCGTGCTCCTCGCGATCAGCGGCCTGCTGCTGTACGAAACGCTCACGCGCACGTTCGCGTATTCGTCGGAGCGCGCGATGGAAACGACGCTCGCCGGCGTGGTCGCGCACATCGGCGAGGCGCGCGGCATTGCGGAGCTGCGCGAGAAGGGAACCAAGTTCTACTACTCGTTCCATAGCGACGAAAAGGTCGATTTCGCGATCTACGACGCACGCGGCACCGCGTACATGCAAAGCGGCTGGTTCGTGCCGTTTGGCGGCGTGCTGCGAGCGAAGACCGGCCCCGATCCGGCAATCGTCGACGACAAGCGCAACGCAAAGCGCTATCTCGTCGCCGACGCGCGCCTCACCGGCAATCCGGGCTTGCCGCTGCGCGTCGCGGTTCAGTACGATTTCCGCCGCGAGCAGTCGCTGCTGCGCACGTGCGCGATCAGCATCATTGCGATCATTCTCGTCGGCACGGCTGTCGCGGCGACGGTCGCGTACTGGATCGCCGCCTACGCGCTCAGGCCGCTGCGCCGCTTCGCCGCGCAGGCCGACCAGATCTCGAGCAGCCGGCTCGCGCAGCCGCTGTCCGAAACGGAAATGGCGGGCGAGCTGAGAGAACTCGCAGTGTCGTTCAACCGGATGCTCGCGCGGCTCAACGCATCGTTTACGCGGCTGAAGGAATACTCGTCCGATCTCGCGCACGACATCCGCACGCCGCTCACCAATCTGCTCGCCGAGGCACAAGTCGCGCTGTCGCAGCGGCGGTCTGTCGACGAATATCGTCAGGTGATCGAATCGAGCGTCGAAGAGTATCAACGGCTCGCAAGAATGGTCGACGACATGCTGTTCCTCGCGCGCGCGGACGGCCATCAGAACAAGCTAAACATCGAGCCGCTCGACGCCTATGCGGTGGCCGACCGGATCGTCCGCTATTACGAGACGGTCGCCGAAGACCGCGGCGTCGAGATCGCCGTCGAAGGCCAGGCGAGTTTCAACGGCGACCGGATCCTCGTGCAGCGCGCGCTAAGCAATCTGCTGTCCAATGCGATCCGGCATGCGCCCGACAACTCGACGGTCGTCGTCCGCTGCGAGCAAACCAAGCGGGACGTCGTGATCGCCGTGACCGACACCGGATGCGGAATCGAGGCCGTTCATCTGCCGCGGATCTTCGATCGCTTCTATCGCGTCGACCCGTCGCGCCACGACTCCGCGTCGGGGACCGGGCTCGGGCTCGCGATCGTGCGCTCGATCATCGCCGAGCACGGCGGCGACTGCTGGGTCGAAAGCGTGCCGAACGTCTTCACGACGTTCTTCCTGCGCTTTCCTTGCGAGCATGCAGCCGACGACGTCGATTGCGCGCCGCCGAGCCATGATTCGCGTTGGCATCTCGAACCGACTTGA
- a CDS encoding heavy metal response regulator transcription factor: protein MKVLIVEDELKTGMYLKRGLTEAGFVCDWTQDGISGLHQLQTENYDLAILDVMLPGCDGWTVVRELRRTHRTPVLFLTARDHVDDRVKGLELGGDDYLAKPFDFAELLARVRSLLRRGQATDAPVLRVANLELDLIQRKARRQGNTILLTAKEFLLLWLLMRRQGEILPRSLIASQIWDINFDSDSNVVDAAIKRVRAKVDQDYEPKLIHTVRGMGYVLEQRGESCESLA, encoded by the coding sequence ATGAAGGTCCTTATCGTAGAAGACGAGCTGAAGACGGGCATGTATTTGAAGCGTGGGCTCACCGAAGCAGGCTTCGTTTGCGACTGGACCCAAGACGGCATCAGCGGCCTGCACCAGTTGCAGACCGAGAATTACGACCTTGCGATCCTCGACGTGATGCTGCCCGGCTGCGATGGTTGGACGGTCGTCCGAGAGCTGCGCAGGACACATCGGACGCCGGTGCTGTTCCTCACGGCGCGCGATCACGTCGACGATCGCGTGAAAGGCCTCGAGCTCGGCGGCGACGACTATCTCGCGAAGCCGTTCGATTTCGCCGAGCTGCTCGCGCGCGTGCGCTCGCTGCTCCGGCGCGGCCAGGCGACCGATGCGCCGGTGCTGCGCGTCGCGAATCTCGAGCTCGATCTCATTCAGCGCAAGGCGCGCCGCCAAGGCAACACGATCCTGCTCACCGCGAAGGAGTTCCTGCTGCTGTGGTTGCTGATGCGCCGGCAAGGCGAGATCCTGCCGCGTTCGCTGATCGCGTCGCAGATCTGGGACATCAACTTCGACAGCGATTCGAACGTCGTCGACGCCGCGATCAAGCGCGTGCGCGCGAAGGTCGATCAGGACTACGAGCCCAAGCTGATCCACACGGTCCGCGGGATGGGATACGTTCTCGAGCAGCGAGGCGAGTCGTGCGAATCGCTCGCCTGA